From Shewanella acanthi:
AAACTCTAGAGCCCACCGAATGGATTTCTCTCACGAATTTATAGCTGGCACCCAAGTTTGCCTGCATACCCGATTCGTTAATCTCAAACACCAAACGCGATGCAATGTATTTTTGTCTGTCGAGAATATCACCTAACCAGGCCACGAATGGTTCTTGATGGGCGGAGAAGGCGCTGATATTAATACCAAAGTTACCTTTAATGGATGGATTATCTTTAATCAACCTGATGGCACTCAGTACCACTAATTTATCAAGTTCGGTACTTAATCCATGGCGTTCAGCCATGGCAATGACCGTCGTGGTTGGCAGGAATTTACCATCGCTATTATAGAAACGTGCGAGTAGCTCGCGGTAGGCTTCGACGTCATGGCGACAAGGTTGAATGGGCTGTTGATAAAACTTAAGGGCATTACGATCGACTATATCGTGGATTGCCACCTTCCAATTGTCATCACCAAAGTGCTCATTCCCATCCACTTCTTCCAATATATGGTAATTATTCGGGCCTAGGGTTTGCGCGATACTCACTGCGGTGTCACCCACCATTAATAAACTTGCAGGTTCCATTCCCTGACGATAGGGCGTAAGTCCGATATGGGCGATAGACTCGAGTTGAGTCAACTTTTGATACTCGTCTAGATTTTGTTTTAACTGCTCAAGGAAATCGGTGGCATCCCTTAGCAATACATCGGGGATGAACACGGCAAAATCGGCACTGGATAATCGGAAGCACTCGGCATCGGCGTATTTAGTACAGGCCTTGCGGATGCAGGTTGAAACATTCAGCAGGTAATCGTCGCCGGCGCTCCGTCCTTGAAGTTGATTTACGTGGGCAAGTTCGGTCGCCTTAATTGTCGCTAACAAACCAAATTGGGGGATTGCCTTATTACTGATGCTCTCTAACTTATGGGAGAAGGGTGGGCGGCTGCCAAAACCGGTAATTGGATCTTGGAATGCTGCTTTTTGCAGCGTTTCATTTTCTAGATTGAGTTTGTCGAGCTGTGTCTTTAGGTTGAAACGGCAGTCCTCTAGCGCATCGACTATGGGGGACATGTCCCCGCTCAATTTTGAAGATTGAATGGCTGAAAAACTAAAATCGGGAATATGCTTAATGTACTCGGCGGTATAGCGAATGCCCGCTTTGAATCTGGCAAACAATAACGTAAAGAGGATGATAAGAATAAGGTAAGTTATCGCGAGCATCATAGCCCATTCTTGGGTGGTTTCGATGGCATCCTCTATGGCATCACTTGCACTTAGCTTGACTTGCAGTCGACCGGTACCCACTTTTTGTGTGTGATTTAAATCGAGGGAAAAAAGACCTGCGAACGCATTTGGATCCTTAAAGGTTAAACTCCCTTCGGTGAAATTACGTAATCCGTCAGTGTCATCAACGAACTGAAAAAATAAAAATCCATAGTCGGCCGTCATGCTTTGATATAACTCAGCACCGTTCCCTGACCACTGAGTATATTTATCCAAATAGGTTTTAAAATGTTCAAGCTCTTGCTGTTGCTCTGACTGTAAGCGGTGATTTTCGTTTTGATAAACCCAGCCAAACAAACCCAAAAATACCACCAGTAGTAAGATGGGGTAAGATTTTGACATCGTCATAGTACATCCATTTTCTGTTGTTCTGAGTCCATATTAGCACTTTGCGGTTTGTGGCTATCTTTGTGAAGATACTCAGAATTTTGTTGATCAAAGTTAACAGAGTTTAACTGTATTTGGTTTAAAACAGAAATTGATGAATAAAAATATTAGAAAATAACGGGGGATAACAATGAGGTGAAGCTAAGAAAATGGCTCCCCTGACTGGACTTGAACCAGTGACATACGGATTAACAGTCCGCCGTTCTACCGACTGAACTACAGGGGAGTAGAGGTTGCGATGATACTAAGAGTATATCGACTTAGATTTGACATTAAACTTTAAAATGGCTCCCCTGACTGGACTTGAACCAGTGACATACGGATTAACAGTCCGCCGTTCTACCGACTGAACTACAGGGGAGTAGAGGGTGCAAAATAATATCAACATTATACATAAGTGGCTCCCCTGACTGGACTTGAACCAGTGACATACGGATTAACAGTCCGCCGTTCTACCGACTGAACTACAGGGGAATCGTAATGCGATATTATATCGACTTAATTTAAGTTGTTTAAGTGGCTCCCCTGACTGGACTTGAACCAGTGACATACGGATTAACAGTCCGCCGTTCTACCGACTGAACTACAGGGGAAACGTTACTTAACAACATTGAATAATTTAAGTGGCTCCCCTGACTGGACTTGAACCAGTGACATACGGATTAACAGTCCGCCGTTCTACCGACTGAACTACAGGGGAAACGTTACTTAACTTATTCTGCTCTAAACGACTGCAAGGTGAAAGTGGCTCCCCTGACTGGACTTGAACCAGTGACATACGGATTAACAGTCCGCCGTTCTACCGACTGAACTACAGGGGAATCGTTTCACTAAGTCTTGTAGACTCGCTGAGAACGGAGCGCATAGTAAAACGCTATCTGGGATGAGTCAACTCGAGTTACTAAAAAAAGTGTAATTATGCTGTTAAGTGCTCATCTAATGTGCATCGTGATGTAGAAATCATCGTTTTGATGAAGAAATAACTTATCTATTCGTAGGATAGCGTGAACTTGGTTCTTTGATTTCTAACCAGTTGAGGCTGAGTTAATGTTGGTAATTCGGCTTGTAGAGTCACATTTGAATGCTTGTCGTGAATTTTTTAGTAACATCTAAAGCATATTGATTTATATCACTATTGCAGTACTCACTTTTCTGAGTTTCTAGTGGTGAAAAACAGAAGTCGTTTAAAAGGACGGGGCGGCTCCGAATGACCTAGAAGTTTTTGATGAAGCTCAATCAGCGCTTTTGAAATACCTATCGAGTGAGTTTGATAGGTATTAGTCAGATGAGCTCAACACCGCAATCTCAACAACATGATTTGGCCCAATTTACTCGTTGGCTTTCCAATTTCCTGTTCAATATATTGCCTGCGT
This genomic window contains:
- a CDS encoding bifunctional diguanylate cyclase/phosphodiesterase; protein product: MTMSKSYPILLLVVFLGLFGWVYQNENHRLQSEQQQELEHFKTYLDKYTQWSGNGAELYQSMTADYGFLFFQFVDDTDGLRNFTEGSLTFKDPNAFAGLFSLDLNHTQKVGTGRLQVKLSASDAIEDAIETTQEWAMMLAITYLILIILFTLLFARFKAGIRYTAEYIKHIPDFSFSAIQSSKLSGDMSPIVDALEDCRFNLKTQLDKLNLENETLQKAAFQDPITGFGSRPPFSHKLESISNKAIPQFGLLATIKATELAHVNQLQGRSAGDDYLLNVSTCIRKACTKYADAECFRLSSADFAVFIPDVLLRDATDFLEQLKQNLDEYQKLTQLESIAHIGLTPYRQGMEPASLLMVGDTAVSIAQTLGPNNYHILEEVDGNEHFGDDNWKVAIHDIVDRNALKFYQQPIQPCRHDVEAYRELLARFYNSDGKFLPTTTVIAMAERHGLSTELDKLVVLSAIRLIKDNPSIKGNFGINISAFSAHQEPFVAWLGDILDRQKYIASRLVFEINESGMQANLGASYKFVREIHSVGSRVSIERFGMSFTSFKFFSEVRPDYIKLDGSYTSAIDEDSNNKFFVRMMVDVARRLNIRVIATSVERQEEKLTLEKLLIDGLQGFYIAQPQPITNTDQI